GGCAGCGGCTCTTCGGCGGGGGCCTCGGGAGTGACGACGTTCAGGGTGAGGCAGTCCTCCCCCATCGGCTGGTACCGGCCAAGACCCAGCATCGTGTAGCGACGCTGCTGGGGTGCGCAGTTGGCGAAGCCGTGGCAGTGCCGCACACCCGACCACGGTTGCGCCGGGCGGGGCGCCCGCAGCCGCAGCGATCCGACCGGTGGCCGGGCGTACGGGATGGATCGCCAGCGGTTGACGCCGTCCCGGGTGAAGCCCTCCACAGTGCCGATGGTCGTGCGTGCGCGGACGGTGCGCTGATGCATGACCCGACGGTAGCCGACATTGCGGGCGTAACGCGCGCGCAGCGCGTTATTTCGCGCGCATGGCGGTTAGCCTGACTGGATGCGGATTGCCGCACTGCTTGCAGCGTCGTTACTGGTCGCCGGATGCTCGCACACCGTCGGCGGCCAGTCGCAGCAAACTCAGACTTCGACGAGCGTGCCCAGCACTCCATCGGGAAACAAACCGCCGGCTCCGTCGGCCGCGCCGGCAGCCAAGGCCCCGATCTCGGACGTCATCGCGTGGATCGAATCGGGCCACCCCGCCGACCCGGGTCACTATCACAGCGCGATGCGCGACGGCGCGACGACGCCACTCGGCGCTGACATCGCCCTCACGGCGGTGGCGGGCAAAGTATCCTGCCTGACCGATCCCAAGCACACCGGTGCCGCCCTGGTGTGCCTGGTGAGCCTGACCAATCCGCCGCCCGCGCCCCCGACGTCCTACGGCGACTGGCAGGGCGGTTGGGTGACCTTCGACGGCGTGAACCTGCAGGTGGGTGCGTCGCGCGCCGATCCCGGTCCCTTCCTCAATGGCAACGGTTCGGAACTGGCGAACGGTGATTCGCTGTCATTCGGCGACTATCGTTGCCGCGCCGATCAATCCGGGCTGTATTGCCTGAACTACGCCCACCAGTCGGCCGCACGGTTGAGCCCCGCGGGCATCGAGCCGTTCGGCTGCCTACGGCCGGGCCCGGCGCCGGATGGCGTCGGCACCGCGTTCACCTGCTGACCCCCTGGCCGGCGATGGTCGCGAACAACTCGGCCATCTCGTCGGCGGGCCCGCCCGGAGTCGTGTAGCCGGCTTCGTCGCGAATCTCGTCGAGATGGTCACGCACATCCTCGATCGACAGCGTCGGGTCGTAGAAACCCTTTGTCCTGCCGATGAAGAAGCGCGCGACATATCCGGCGCCCACCGTGTAGATCTCGCCGGAGACCGGGCAATCCCGGTGCGTCAGGAAGGCGGCCACCGGCGCGACGAGCGCCGGGTCCAGCTTCTGAAGGTATTGGCCGACAAGGTCATCCAATACCGCCTGTGCCGCCACGTCATTTTCCACGGCGGGCCGGCCGGTCGCGCCGTCGAGCGAGTGGGTCAGCATCCGCGTGTAGGCGATCGGCGCAATGGCATTGACCTTGATGCCGTGCTCGGCCCCCTCGGCGGCCAGCACCCGGGTGAGGCCGAGCAACCCGGTTTTCGCGGCGCCGTAGTTGCTCATCCGTTCGGCGCCAAGGATTCCGGCGGCCGAGGTGGTGTTGAGCACCCGGCCGTACCGCTGCTCCCGCATGACCCGCCACGCGGGGCGGGTCACATAGAACGCGCCCTTCAGGTGCACGTCCACCAGCGGTTCGAGCCGATCGGCGGTCATGTCTTCGAACGCCGCGTCTCCGACGATGCCCGCGTTGTTGATCAGGATGTCCACGCGCCCCCAGGTGCGCAAGGCGGTGTCGACAATCGCTTCCGCGCCTTCGGGATTCGTCACGCTGTGGCTGTCGGCGACGGCGTCACCGCCCTGTTCGCGGATCTCCCCGGCGGCGGCGTCGGCCGCGCCGCTGGAGCCCTCCCCGGTCACCGACCCGCCCGTGTCGTTGACCACGACACGCGCGCCGCGTGAGGCGAGAAGCAGTGCGTATTGCCTACCCAACCCACCGGCGGCGCCGGTGATCACGGCGACCTGTCCGTCGAATCGCAGCGCGTTGGTCGACATGGTCACCAGCTGACCGGAAGTTCTTTCATGCCGTAGATGTTGGCGTCTTTGAACCTCAGTTCGTTTGGCGGTACCGCGAGTTTCAGGGCCGGTAGGCGGTGCGCCAGCGTGGCGAACGCCACCTGCATCTCGACACGGGCAAGGTTTGCCCCGATGCATTGGTGCACACCGTAGCCGAATCCCAAGTGACCGCGCGTGTTTCGGTCAACGTCGAGTGCGTCGGGATTGTCGACGAAGTCGGCGTCCCAGTTCCCGGCGAGCAGATTCATCATGACGAACTCTCCGGCTCCGAT
This genomic interval from Mycobacterium sp. SMC-2 contains the following:
- a CDS encoding SDR family NAD(P)-dependent oxidoreductase — protein: MSTNALRFDGQVAVITGAAGGLGRQYALLLASRGARVVVNDTGGSVTGEGSSGAADAAAGEIREQGGDAVADSHSVTNPEGAEAIVDTALRTWGRVDILINNAGIVGDAAFEDMTADRLEPLVDVHLKGAFYVTRPAWRVMREQRYGRVLNTTSAAGILGAERMSNYGAAKTGLLGLTRVLAAEGAEHGIKVNAIAPIAYTRMLTHSLDGATGRPAVENDVAAQAVLDDLVGQYLQKLDPALVAPVAAFLTHRDCPVSGEIYTVGAGYVARFFIGRTKGFYDPTLSIEDVRDHLDEIRDEAGYTTPGGPADEMAELFATIAGQGVSR